The DNA region TatatgaagcattttttttgttctacctGTTGTACAGCAAGAGGATAAATGAAAAAGACTGCTAACTCTCTAACTAGGTCAAATAAGGACTTATTGATTGAACAGGTACAGCTGGGACAATTATGCTTAGAAAGGTAGCTTAAggtgtaaaaatatgaattgtcttttctgcccatgttcgcataaatgtcccatttgaaaaacagctatctgagaaaaacgcgacaCAAGTTTGTCTCACACATGAGGCTTCATGAAAAACCGAAATTTTGATCCAGGTTTcttgaacaaagtactggatattttttttatttttctgatagAGCACATGATTTCAAACCTAACTgtttcaataactcaaaagtgatgaatatgcatatgggacatttatgcgatcatgaaCAATTTGTCTCAGTTGCGAATTTTTGAGCATGGAACAATAATCGTTCGACGGCAGTAGATTTAATTCTACACAAGAAGTTACATTAAAACAGATTTTAGGTACAGCGTAGAATCAAAAAATATCGACTGTCCTCTTTATTGCATAGTTGCGTCAAACATTGCCGTCAAACATATCGAAGACATCAAGATTAGACATTTCGTGGTTTGAATTCGCGCGGTTAACCTGCTCCTTTGCTCAGCTCTTGCCGAATAATAAACTAAAATCCTACGCAACTACTTATCGAACCTCGAAAATGGCTTGTCTATCACCAGCTGAATCCGGAgaatttattgttaaaaatgcaaaatttgtaaaaatcaaTGAGGATGGAATAAGCAATTTAGTTCAGGAGGCAagtattttctttgaaattgttATCAGTCAAGCGATAAAAAGTTCATGGCCACGAGGAATCATTCTTCTAAGGCATGTTTTATAGTTAAGCTTATGTTAATGTTAAGCTGTGTTTGAATTATATACTTATTCTAATTGCAGGTCATTGATGGCATTAAAAGTAAAGCTATTGATGTAGACAATTTTTCGCAACACGAATACCATCCAAAACCGAATGACCGCAATGCTCCAAACTGGATCTTCTTGATTGACACTTTGAACTTTTGCTTCTGGACTCCAGGCGATGCCACTAAATGGAAGGTTGAACAACAAACAGGATATTTTTCACTATGTGCTGCAGTCAATCGTGCTTTAAAGGAAGGCATCGACATAACCAATCCAATATACTACTCGAACATTACATTGGCTGATCTGGAGAATATCCTACGTTCCGACGATGGCCAAACCAAGGCACCTCTACTAGAAGAGAGAGTCCGTTGTCTTCACGAAGTAGGCAAAATTCTGATCGAAAAATAcgatgcaaattttgaaaattgtataaaGTCTTGCAATCAATCGGCCAAGGCACTGCTGAAGCTAATTGTTGATGAATTTCCGTGTTACAGAGATGAAGCGATTTACAATGGACAAAGAGTATCTATCTACAAGAGAGCTCAAATTCTGGTAGGCGATTTATGGGCTTGTTATAGAGGAGAAGGACTTGGAATGTTCAATGACATCACAGAGATAACAATGTTTGCAGATTATAGAGTGCCTCAAGTTTTAGTtcatttcaaaacaatggaataTACCGATGATTTGATGAAGGCTTTAAAGTCcgacaaacttatggaaaatggGTGCACTGAAGAAGTTGAAATAAGAGGTGCATCGATTTATATTGTAGAACGGCTCAAAGCGTTGGTACTAGCGGAATTGAAGACAAATCATCCCGAGATATCACCGAAAAATGTTAATGCTGTTTTACTGGATCATTTTCTATGGGACTATCGACGAAAGCATGCATCTGAACTGGAGTATATTCCTTTCCATAAAACCATTAGTGTTTactattaaaaacataaatttgttttgtatgcTGCCATCGTTTCAAACAGCAAGTCAATGCATGTATAATATCGTTAAATAAATTCCACAAACTATTTCAACcctaaactttttttatatattcgaAAAGAAAAGCATCATAACTTATTCCTATGATAAGTTATCGAACCTAGATTGCAGCCTGAACAGGCACATTggagttaatttttcaatggaTGTTCGCAATTCGtcggagcgagttgtggcgctataaccacggcaattAGTGTCcaagggcattcgtggaaatacaatttcccatcccagagggtcccggagtaccaaaccttcttagcatggtgctcccaacgaatacaaccaaatctctgAGCGTAGTGTGTCCCCATCCCCACGcttccctgtcgattcagaacaCCAAAGACATAATTCCTCGGGCAGCCCAGGTCAACCAAAAGTTCCTCCAAGGGGGAAACCCGGATAGAATTTAACATAATAGTATTTTTTAGCtttcaaaactaaaataaaatgcTTCAAACAAGTTGAAAAAGTGTTATGTGAGGGAAGAATAGTAAAACACAGTTTGGGACAAAATATTCGCTTAtggaatgatttatttttatttacacaaATAATTTTCTGAATGTCTTATATAATGGTTGTTCTGTTTTTCTACATTGAAGTACACATACACATGACGATTCATGGATGCATTTTTATTGTTCAACATtgcataaatttattttttccaacatCGTGTTCGTGTCTTTTtatgataattaaaaaatatattactttcaacacataaaaaatacaatgaagTTACATTCTGAACCGGACTACTTTTGCAACAGTTTTAATGCAATCAACCAACAAGGAACGTTACAAAGTTAATCCGTTTCATGCTTTGAGCTCTTGTATGTACTTTAATCAAATTCTTTTAAACCAGTTATCATTTGAAACTAAAAGTTCCAATCACTACATCTTGTTTCTTTGAGTTTTATATGCTCGAAAAACCCTTTCTAATAATTAAACGGCAATTTACTTATCTTAcaaatcaatattatttaaaataatcaacAGTTAAACAAATTACAACAAAAAGTCGATAGAAATTTGGAGTTGCATCTTGGTACAACTAGGGTGTGTTACATGTCCATATGATTTATCTAACATCTGTGTTATCAAGTACTGCTTCAGCCAAAAGGATAAGAATGAGCGGATTATTATGACGGAACAGGATAGCGACGGCGAAGAATATTTGATGTAATCAATCCACTCATGCGAAACCGGTTAGACCTTGTTCTCGACCATGTCGATATTCAACTTGTAATAAACGTACGGATAGTACTCCGACTGTCCAAACCCAAGTCCGGGGATATCAACATTCTGTAAAAAAATGGATACAAACAATTATTTGCAATACACatacattaaattttaagtaaCTTACATCGGCGTTGCCACCAGAGGATGCTGCTGATCCATCCAAATGGCCATACAGCTGATTCAGTACGTCCCGCAAACGCTTGGTGTTTTTCTTGTTCGGGTGAATCAGAATAGCTTGAAAGTTAACTGGCAACCCGTATCTAAATTAAgtacattaaaaataaataaacaatttcgAATGTCTCATTGGAAACTAAACTAACCTCAAAACTGATTCCACGAAAACACGAAGTGCTTTAACGTGTATCCAAGCACAGAAGCATTCGCTAAAGTTCACCTTCAACCATCTGACCAAGGGGCCCTGTTGAATTAAAACTATTAGTTTAATATTACAACATTACCCAACACAAAACTTACGAATTGTTTTTTCTTGTCGGTCACAAGTTTCGTTATTTCATTTTTACCCGCTGCGAGTTCCTCCTCATTATAGGTAAATTCACGCACCACGAATTTCCGCTCGCGTGCATGAAGCTTGAATTCATCGACAACCTTTTTAAACAGTGTCACCGTGCACAGTGCGTAATCATTATCCTGGGTGATCATCTGTGACGAACGTGGTACAATCATGTCGGTGATTTTTTCATAGTTGACGTTCCAATCGTTAATCATTTGTCTGCAAAAGTCATTGAATTTCATACGGTGTTTCCAGCTATTCGCATTCACCTGTTTTTCGAAAACCAACTCAACTTATTTAGAAATGCAGGAatggttaaaaaaatacttttcatcaTCCACTCCTCTGCCAAATTGAGGAGGTTTGCTTAACTTGGAACAAACGTTTTTAGGTACACTCCTCACAAGAATTTTATATTATAGATCATAGTTAAACTTACTTTGGCACGATCACAAGCAACGTTGTCAAGTACTCCGAGTCCAAAATGAAGTGTTCTCTTTTCACAAGGTCAGCTAAATTGCGAGTCAACAAACTTCCTCTGAAATATATTAAACATATATGGTGCAGGCAATTTCTCccatcataattaaaaaaaacctacgTCTGCTTTTTCTCCAAGTTCTGCAGGTTTCCTTTCAGGTTGTTATATGCAGCTGACTTAGTTTTCAGATCAGCATCAATTTGACCAACCTGCTTTGAAATTATGTCAGCGATATTGCGCAGCGATTGTTTGGTTGGATACTTGGCTAAATCCCACTGGAATCTGGTGATGTAGGTAGTCAGGTCATCTAAATAGTAACAATCCCAAATTATACAAAGTCAACAACTACAAACCATTCTTTAAGAATAAAACAATCGTAGAAGATATATTCAAAAAGGTCTCGGCACACATGTCTTTGAAGCAAggggaatatattttcaaaagctTCAAGTTCGATTTTAGAATACAATTTTATCACTTGCATTCGTTCCCAACTTTCAACTGCTTGAAATAAAGGGAATCAATTACAAATCAactcaataaaataaagttaccaaaaaatagcataataATCGGGATTGGAAAAGCGTGCAGGTCAAGGGACATACCTAAGGAAAAGTGCGTATTTTAGGGGAAACACAAAGGGATTTTGTGTATTGATACAAATTATGggaaaaagtttgcaaaatcaaattaattttgcgcttggTAAAACTACCACATAAAATCAGGCTGAAATGCTCATAATAAGGTGCTGGTGGAAATATCGAAGAGTTACAGATGTAGAAGTAAAACAACAGAGTATAATTTAAACAAAGAAACAACGAATGTGTACCAGGTGTCTGACCTAGACAGATCGGACCATACGCCAAGGGCATCGCACCGTTCCTAATCGATGATGAAATCATATATGTACTAGTTGCAGCATCAAACTTCGCCCCGTACATTTCATGCTCCATTGTTTCTGGACTAGAACGCCCTTGGCTACCGCAGCAACTGCTCACCGGTGACGAACGAAATATTACGCTTCCACCGGTTGTTCCGCCGCAAATATGGCTGGATGAGCGGCTCCTATTTACGCAACAAAATAGTCGAGTTTCGAACATTTTACAAGATCTGAATTTGATAAATAATTCTTGATAGAGGCAGCAATGAAACAAGACACGTATAAACAGCAATTAAAACAAAcgacactatttttaaattttcgtcaatctGCATTTTTATGTCcaattccatacattttacaTAAACAAATGATTTGGTTTACATTGCAATTTAAATCAATCCAATTGATTTCTGCACACAAAAGAAATAACTACACATTTGACATGAAATACtatatacaaaaataaaaaccttattttttttaatgcttcaaaaatttacttCTTCAATTTGCATTGTTAACAAAAATTTATGACCGACTTATTTATTTACATCgaataaaacatatcaaaactaTACTGTGAGTTCAAATGGAACTGACACTCAAATGtacaaaacaatctaaaatttatAATGCAAATATGACATGGAAGTTGGATAGAAATAGAAAGACATATCAACAGACTGTACGTGTACACAGGTGAAAAAGGAACTTATTTCGAACCACATGTGCTCATGTTGATTTTTGTAATCACTTCGCGGAACACTCGGAATTAGGGAATGACGTACAAAAGTGGACACACTGAAAACAAGTCTGCTGAAATTCTAAGCAGCGAGAAACATTGCACAGCtataaaacatagaaaaaatacAGCGTGATGCAATTTGATCTTATTTTGCAGCTCGCTTCTATCCGGTACCTGGATTTGTGTGAACTTTTACGTCTGTGAAACCACCATTCGAAGCTGCTCTCGTGGTCTTCACGATCAACTTCTGTTTCAGCATCAGGTGTCAGCACATTACAATTAATACTGTAACTACGTTTTCGACTTCCGAAGGAAATTGAAGGTCCATTCGATGATTTTGTCTGAACGTCATGACCACTAATATTACTCGTTTGCTCGGTTACTTCAATTGTGACTGGTGAATCAATGACTGATCCTGATCTCGGATAAACACATGCCAGCGAATCTGCGTCCCGCTCCGACCCAGATGCAGACGATCGCGTCTTCTGCGAGCAGCAGCAACTAGGCGAATTTGTCCCGTGGCTGCAGTCATCAACGCAAGAGCGTTGCCTTTGCAACTGTTCACATGAGTTGTTTTGCGAAGATGGCGAGTTACAGAATTGTATCTCATCAGGATCCACTTCATCTGAAGGAGATTTTTCCGGTTGTGCAGCACCTTATTGTATGTAGGTGGCTTATATTTAATACGATTACTACTACCTCAACCGATGTTAGGTGAATAGATGAAATGAATTTTGCTTAACAAAAAAGGGTTCTTTTAGTATAATCATAAGTGAGTGAACatcatgtaaaaataaaaataaacttcgaATAACCATAAACTGGAGCGAACAGGGTCTTCAGGGATAATGTTACTAGTTACATGTGTaacataataaaaattacaATGTAAAGTAAATAGAGCGTACATAAAATAAATAGGCAGTAATTTATATATCCTACGTGTATTTTATCGCCCCAGTTTACGAAACTTGTTTGTTAATCGATTGAAGTCCAATTTTCGAATAACTGCATTGGCATACCTTTCGTTTGTATAATTGATCCTCTATGGGCATGGTCTTNNNNNNNNNNNNNNNNNNNNNNNNNNNNNNNNNNNNNNNNNNNNNNNNNNNNNNNNNNNNNNNNNNNNNNNNNNNNNNNNNNNNNNNNNNNNNNNNNNNNNNNNNNNNNNNNNNNNNNNNNNNNNNNNNNNNNNNNNNNNNNNNNNNNNNNNNNNNNNNNNNNNNNNNNNNNNNNNNNNNNNNNNNNNNNNNNNNNNNNNNNNNNNNNNNNNNNNNNNNNNNNNNNNNNNNNNNNNNNNNNNNNNNNNNNNNNNNNNNNNNNNNNNNNNNNNNNNNNNNNNNNNNNNNNNNNNNNNNNNNNNNNNNNNNNNNNNNNNNNNNNNNNNNNNNNNNNNNNNNNNNNNNNNNNNNNNNNNNNNNNNNNNNNNNNNNNNNNNNNNNNNNNNNNNNNNNNNNNNNNNNNNNNNNNNNNNNNNNNNNNNNNNNNNNNNNNNNNNNNNNNNNNNNNNNNNNNNNNNNNNNNNNNNNNNNNNNNNNNNNNNNNNNNNNNNNNNNNNNNNNNNNNNNNNNNNNNCTTAAGNNNNNNNNNNNNNNNNNNNNNNNNNNNNNNNNNNNNNNNNNNNNNNNNNNNNNNNNNNNNNNNNNNNNNNNNNNNNNNNNNNNNNNNNNNNNNNNNNNNNNNNNNNNNNNNNNNNNNNNNNNNNNNNNNNNNNNNNNNNNNNNNNNNNNNNNNNNNNNNNNNNNNNNNNNNNNNNNNNNNNNNNNNNNNNNNNNNNNNNNNNNNNNNNNNNNNNNNNNNNNNNNNNNNNNNNNNNNNNNNNNNNNNNNNNNNNNNNNNNNNNNNNNNNNNNNNNNNNNNNNNNNNNNNNNNNNNNNNNNNNNNNNNNNNNNNNNNNNNNNNNNNNNNNNNNNNNNNNNNNNNNNNNNNNNNNNNNNNNNNNNNNNNNNNNNNNNNNNNNNNNNNNNNNNNNNNNNNNNNNNNNNNNNNNNNNNNNNNNNNNNNNNNNNNNNNNNNNNNNNNNNNNNNNNNNNNNNNNNNNNNNNNNNNNNNNNNNNNNNNNNNNNNNNNNNNNNNNNNNNNNNNNNNNNNNNNNNNNNNNNNNNNNNNNNNNNNNNNNNNNNNNNNNNNNNNNNNNNNNNNNNNNNNNNNNNNNNNNNNNNNNNNNNNNNNNNNNNNNNNNNNNNNNNNNNNNNNNNNNNNNNNNNNNNNNNNNNNNNNNNNNNNNNNNNNNNNNNNNNNNNNNNNNNNNNNNNNNNNNNNNNNNNNNNNNNNNNNNNNNNNNNNNNNNNNNNNNNNNNNNNNNNNNNNNNNNNNNNNNNNNNNNNNNNNNNNNNNNNNNNNNNNNNNNNNNNNNNNNNNNNNNNNNNNNNNNNNNNNNNNNNNNNNNNNNNNNNNNNNNNNNNNNNNNNNNNNNNNNNNNNNNNNNNNNNNNNNNNNNNNNNNNNNNNNNNNNNNNNNNNNNNNNNNNNNNNNNNNNNNNNNNNNNNNNNNNNNNNNNNNNNNNNNNNNNNNNNNNNNNNNNNNNNNNNNNNNNNNNNNNNNNNNNNNNNNNNNNNNNNNNNNNNNNNNNNNNNNNNNNNNNNNNNNNNNNNNNNNNNNNNNNNNNNNNNNNNNNNNNNNNNNNNNNNNNNNNNNNNNNNNNNNNNNNNNNNNNNNNNNNNNNNNNNNNNNNNNNNNNNNNNNNNNNNNNNNNNNNNNNNNNNNNNNNNNNNNNNNNNNNNNNNNNNNNNNNNNNNNNNNNNNNNNNNNNNNNNNNNNNNNNNNNNNNNNNNNNNNNNNNNNNNNNNNNNNNNNNNNNNNNNNNNNNNNNNNNNNNNNNNNNNNNNNNNNNNNNNNNNNNNNNNNNNNNNNNNNNNNNNNNNNNNNNNNNNNNNNNNNNNNNNNNNNNNNNNNNNNNNNNNNNNNNNNNNNNNNNNNNNNNNNNNNNNNNNNNNNNNNNNNNNNNNNNNNNNNNNNNNNNNNNNNNNNNNNNNNNNNNNNNNNNNNNNNNNNNNNNNNNNNNNNNNNNNNNNNNNNNNNNNNNNNNNNNNNNNNNNNNNNNNNNNNNNNNNNNNNNNNNNNNNNNNNNNNNNNNNNNNNNNNNNNNNNNNNNNNNNNNNNNNNNNNNNNNNNNNNNNNNNNNNNNNNNNNNNNNNNNNNNNNNNNNNNNNNNNNNNNNNNNNNNNNNNNNNNNNNNNNNNNNNNNNNNNNNNNNNNNNNNNNNNNNNNNNNNNNNNNNNNNNNNNNNNNNNNNNNNNNNNNNNNNNNNNNNNNNNNNNNNNNNNNNNNNNNNNNNNNNNNNNNNNNNNNNNNNNNNNNNNNNNNNNNNNNNNNNNNNNNNNNNNNNNNNNNNNNNNNNNNNNNNNNNNNNNNNNNNNNNNNNCATCATGATTTGACAATGTGAATGACATAAGATAATGTCAAAATGACATCGGTAATGCACTATTACAAAATAAGGGCCgtggattgaaaaaatatagttCACTTAAATTGCTTGCAACGTGATACGATAACTAGAAGTTTGATTCAGTATTGCAGTATtgtttaagtgtttatttttatgaataacgtacagtcatcccacatccCAATCGGAACACCCACTTTCAATAAgaatttttgtggttttttcattgaaaaaaattaaagtgagtcaaatatttctagactttttttgaaaaggtccaaccagctattgaatttttatatgtttataggatctatttaagaaaaactccagatttgtccCCCTGAAcggaaacattttttgatgtaaaagtacataaaatcgacttaaataccaacttttttacttcaatcgacgcggcagaatgtcctcttcaAAATCCTATCGTTGTGTTTGTAAAAAAcgtattcttaaaaaaatacatgagaTGTTTACTGAAAACAGTTAAAAAAGGAGGTGAAtaaattgtccgtaccccttaTAAAACTACGAAATTTAATCGATTTGAGTTGATTCTTTAAgtaaatatttatgtactttaacGGTGCAC from Culex quinquefasciatus strain JHB chromosome 3, VPISU_Cqui_1.0_pri_paternal, whole genome shotgun sequence includes:
- the LOC6032796 gene encoding V-type proton ATPase subunit C isoform X3 — translated: MLKQKLIVKTTRAASNGGFTDVKVHTNPDDLTTYITRFQWDLAKYPTKQSLRNIADIISKQVGQIDADLKTKSAAYNNLKGNLQNLEKKQTGSLLTRNLADLVKREHFILDSEYLTTLLVIVPKQMINDWNVNYEKITDMIVPRSSQMITQDNDYALCTVTLFKKVVDEFKLHARERKFVVREFTYNEEELAAGKNEITKLVTDKKKQFGPLVRWLKVNFSECFCAWIHVKALRVFVESVLRYGLPVNFQAILIHPNKKNTKRLRDVLNQLYGHLDGSAASSGGNADNVDIPGLGFGQSEYYPYVYYKLNIDMVENKV
- the LOC6032796 gene encoding V-type proton ATPase subunit C isoform X2 gives rise to the protein MFETRLFCCVNRSRSSSHICGGTTGGSVIFRSSPVSSCCGSQGRSSPETMEHEMYGAKFDAATSTYMISSSIRNGAMPLAYGPICLDDLTTYITRFQWDLAKYPTKQSLRNIADIISKQVGQIDADLKTKSAAYNNLKGNLQNLEKKQTGSLLTRNLADLVKREHFILDSEYLTTLLVIVPKQMINDWNVNYEKITDMIVPRSSQMITQDNDYALCTVTLFKKVVDEFKLHARERKFVVREFTYNEEELAAGKNEITKLVTDKKKQFGPLVRWLKVNFSECFCAWIHVKALRVFVESVLRYGLPVNFQAILIHPNKKNTKRLRDVLNQLYGHLDGSAASSGGNADNVDIPGLGFGQSEYYPYVYYKLNIDMVENKV
- the LOC6032796 gene encoding V-type proton ATPase subunit C isoform X1, coding for MFETRLFCCVNRSRSSSHICGGTTGGSVIFRSSPVSSCCGSQGRSSPETMEHEMYGAKFDAATSTYMISSSIRNGAMPLAYGPICLGQTPDDLTTYITRFQWDLAKYPTKQSLRNIADIISKQVGQIDADLKTKSAAYNNLKGNLQNLEKKQTGSLLTRNLADLVKREHFILDSEYLTTLLVIVPKQMINDWNVNYEKITDMIVPRSSQMITQDNDYALCTVTLFKKVVDEFKLHARERKFVVREFTYNEEELAAGKNEITKLVTDKKKQFGPLVRWLKVNFSECFCAWIHVKALRVFVESVLRYGLPVNFQAILIHPNKKNTKRLRDVLNQLYGHLDGSAASSGGNADNVDIPGLGFGQSEYYPYVYYKLNIDMVENKV
- the LOC6032797 gene encoding queuosine salvage protein; this translates as MTFGGYSRLRQTLPSNISKTSRLDISWFEFARLTCSFAQLLPNNKLKSYATTYRTSKMACLSPAESGEFIVKNAKFVKINEDGISNLVQEVIDGIKSKAIDVDNFSQHEYHPKPNDRNAPNWIFLIDTLNFCFWTPGDATKWKVEQQTGYFSLCAAVNRALKEGIDITNPIYYSNITLADLENILRSDDGQTKAPLLEERVRCLHEVGKILIEKYDANFENCIKSCNQSAKALLKLIVDEFPCYRDEAIYNGQRVSIYKRAQILVGDLWACYRGEGLGMFNDITEITMFADYRVPQVLVHFKTMEYTDDLMKALKSDKLMENGCTEEVEIRGASIYIVERLKALVLAELKTNHPEISPKNVNAVLLDHFLWDYRRKHASELEYIPFHKTISVYY